ATATTATCATCGGATTTTGTACGTTTGAAAGAAAGCTCGCTTGTACGCTCATCAAAGTAGCAGTATTTAGTAAGTTCTTTAACTTTTTTATAATCCAAAAGATAACCTCTTACATTTTCTCCAATTAGTGAAAAACCATATTCATCTTCAGCAAAGTTGTATTCTTTTGCATATGTAATGCAGGCTTTGTCTATTTTTGAGTGAGTTCTTTGGTTATAACAATAAAACATTCTTATATCATCAATTGTATCACCAAAAAAATCTATTCTTAAAGGTTTCTCATAAATTGGTACAAAACAATCCACCAAACTACCACGTATACAATATTGACCTATATCTTCAACGTTTGATGTAGGATCATAATATAAATTTACCAAAAGCTCAATAAATTCTTTTCTGTTTAGGCTTTGATTTCTCTCAATTGAATTTAACAGAAAACTTTCTTCTTTTATAGTTGGCTGCATTAATGCTTCTTGGCTTGCAACTAAAAAATGATTTCCATCTTTGCTTTTAAGCTCAGCCAATGTTTTTATACGCATTCTTATAGTTTGACTTGATGGAGCAATACTGGAGTNNNNNNNNNNGTGCACCAATACTGTAAGCTTCAAAAAAATTTATACATACATCTTTTTTGTAATATTCTTTAAAAAAAATTAGTGATTCATAAAAAGTTTTTGCTTCAAAATTGTCATTTAACACAATTAAAATATTTTTTTGAGAAATTGTTTGATAAGCAAGATAAGACAGTAATGCAAAATTATAATACATATGATTTTTTTAGCATTTTTATTGATAAAATTCAATTAAACTTTAGAGGCCAAAAAGGCCTCTAAATATTTAGAATATACCTGCAATCTCGCTTGAAATGAGATTCTCAAGTTCTGGCGTAACTTTTTGCAAATCCATATTTGTTTGTTTTGCTTCAACAACAATTCTTGTTCTGTATGCTTGATAATTTGATTCTTTCTGGTACTGACTTGAGACTGTTGTACCTTCTTTATTTTCCTGGATTTGTGTTGTGGAATTATTTGAGTATGAGCCTTTCGTATAGTTTGAGTTGCTATTGTAGGTGCCGCTTGATTTATGAGTTATGGTGGCGCCAACAACCGGACCAGATTCACCCTGAGAATAATTTGAAGTTACAGTTTGCTTAATAACACCATTTCCCCTTTCTGAAACCTGAATATCAACAACACCCAGATAAGTATCTACATGTATTGCACTGCCAATAGCCGCGCCAAGCAATGATCCAACCGCAGCACCACCAAGCGCTGCTGCACCCTGACCATAGCCTTGTCCAATACTTGCACCAGCTAAAGCTCCGCCAAAACCACCTGCCAAAGCTCCATCAAATGTAGCAAATTTTGTTTCTTTTCCCATGTATAACACATTAGCTTGCAACCAGTAGTGAGCTTTTTGTGGATCAGTGATTACCTTATACCCGTTTGCTTCAAGTTTCTGAACTATCATGTTTTTTAAATCGGGCATAGGTACCTGTGATGTATTTCTGATTTGAACATATATAGTTTTTTGAGCTGGACCCACAGGTGTCAAAAAAATCGTGTTGCTCATCTTGGCTTGAGTTTGCAATTTTGCATTCTCAATACCACTCATAACGGTTGCACATGATGATAGATAAAAAACCAATCCTAAAGCAAATAATACACTAAAAAAGTGTTTGTAAAAACGCTTCATAATGCCTCCAAAAAATTGATATCCAAATAAATAACGATAATTTCTAAATATATCTGACAAAAATTTATTGCTTAATAAACACTTTATTTCTTCCGGAATTTTTGGCAATGTACAATGCTTCGTCCGCTTCTTTTATTAAAGACTCAATTGTTAATAAATCACTAGGTTGACTTTTTGATATGCCGATAGAAACTGTTGCTTTTATTTCAAAGTCATTAAATAAAAAAGTAAGTTTTTCTATTTCTTTTCTTATAGTTTCTGCTTTTTCGATAACATTTTCAAATTTGCAAATAAGACCCGCTACAAATTCTTCTCCACCGTATCGCAAAAAAACATCTTCTATTCTCAATAAGCTTTTTATAGTTTTAGCTATCTGATACAAAACATAATCACCCGCTTGATGTCCAAAAGTATCG
This genomic interval from Desulfurella sp. contains the following:
- a CDS encoding GGDEF domain-containing protein — protein: MALDRSSAYEHMQKIAALDELTGIYNRRFGMQRLAEDYSRAKRSGNAFYVIMFDIDHFKKINDTFGHQAGDYVLYQIAKTIKSLLRIEDVFLRYGGEEFVAGLICKFENVIEKAETIRKEIEKLTFLFNDFEIKATVSIGISKSQPSDLLTIESLIKEADEALYIAKNSGRNKVFIKQ
- a CDS encoding complement resistance protein TraT — translated: MKRFYKHFFSVLFALGLVFYLSSCATVMSGIENAKLQTQAKMSNTIFLTPVGPAQKTIYVQIRNTSQVPMPDLKNMIVQKLEANGYKVITDPQKAHYWLQANVLYMGKETKFATFDGALAGGFGGALAGASIGQGYGQGAAALGGAAVGSLLGAAIGSAIHVDTYLGVVDIQVSERGNGVIKQTVTSNYSQGESGPVVGATITHKSSGTYNSNSNYTKGSYSNNSTTQIQENKEGTTVSSQYQKESNYQAYRTRIVVEAKQTNMDLQKVTPELENLISSEIAGIF